TGGTTAAAGGCAAATGTATCATTTTCGTCGCCGATATCGATCGATGCTACCGCCTGAAGCTCTATTTCGAACAGTTTGGCATCCGAAGCTGTATTCTTAACTCAGAGCTGCCGGTCAACTCTAGAATCCACGTGGTGGAGGAGTTCAACCGCAACGTCTACGACATCATCATTGCCTCTGACGAGAAGGAGGTTCTTGGTAACGAGGAAAaggccgaagaagagcaagaggatgaggaaaaCGAGGGCGAATCGAAGGAGGAGTCTcggcccaagaagaagcggaagGCCGCCAAGGGAGACGTTGAATATGGTGTTTCTCGAGGTATGCATATCCACCACACACAGGACCCTGGATGTTGTTTTACTAACTGTTTTTCTGTAGGCATTGACTTTAAAAACGTCGCTGCCGTGATCAACTTTGACCTTCCCACATCCGCCTCGTCATATACCCACAGAATAGGCCGTACGGCACGAGCTGGCCGGACGGGCATGGCGCTGTCGTTTGTCGTTCCCAAGGATCTCTACAAAAAGCACATCTACACATCCATTACCAGCGCAGAGAATGACGAGAAGATTTTGGCGAGAATCACAAAGCAACaggcgaagaagggcaaagAGCTGAAGCCATACGACTTCAACAAGGACCAAGTGGATGCTTTCAGATACCGAATGAACGATGCGCTGCGTGCAGTGACAAAGGTGGCGATCCGAGAGGCCAGGACGAGGGAACTGCGTcaggagctgctgaagagcgAGAAGTTGAAGAGGTGAgttttgatgatgattttgcaAAAGCTGATTGATGCGAGGACACGAtgctaatttttttctctcccctgGATAGATACTTTGAAGAGAACCCTACAGAGATGAACCACCTCCGCCACGACGGCGAGTTAAGAACGGCCAGACAGCAGGCCCATCTGAAGCACGTGCCGGACTACCTCTTGCCTAAAGAGGGCCGACAGGGCATTGCATCCGGGGATATTGGCTTTGTGCCGCTGAAGAAGCACGATAGACGCGCGGGAACCAAGAGGAAAGGCGGCGGCAAGAGGAAAGTGGGTACACGAAAGGGAGATCCCTTGAAGACGTTTAAGGCGAGACGGAAGACGAAATAAGGGAAAGATTGGAAGAATGAGCGTGTGAAATGGcggcatcttttttttctgttctgTTTTGGAGTGTGATGATGGAGCGATGCGGCAGTGGCTGCGTATATAATGCGATTTACatataatacatacatatatatattgtcTTGTGATCATTTATGCTTCCTAGCTATGTGAATGATGAGGTCAATAAGTAGCAGATCATTTCCGGGGTATTGATGAACTTGGATGATGGCTATGGAAGTCTTGCTTCGCCATGAGGTGTTAATTAACAGGATCGATGCtttggtatatatatatatatatatatatatactggATGCGCACATCATACTGACATAGGTGTAACAATCAACTTGATGAATTTGGCCCAACTCCAATCCTGCTGATGTATATGTATCTGTGCAGTTTAATCGCAGCAAACTTTCGTATATTAAGTTGGAGTTTGTATTCTTGTCCGCTGCTGGTATGAGATTCTCATTCTTAAAAATAGTGGTCTATGAATCTAGGACACTAATGTTCGCGCGTTGTTGTTGCAGGCTACATGCTACGCCGCACTGTAATTCCGTGAAGATCATTGACTGCTACAGCACTGGCACACTCTGTGGTAATGAATACGAaacatggcagcagcgcgtTAAGCGACCGAGCCTTCATTTTTACCCCGGATTGGGGTTCTTGTCGATCACGATGATCGGGTGAGACGGAGCTTACATGCAAAATTGATTCATGCTCAGAACTAGCccattggaaaaaaaaaagaatattctTTCAAGCAGCATGCAGTTGGATTCTACTGCCTCCACAGGGATTGCTACCACTGCAAGTATTACACGTATTTAGAACAATGGGGGGTTCTAATGCATGAGATGCTTGCCGCTTTTCCGGATGCAAGCCACGCCGAAGGGAGTGCCGATTTCTCCGTTTACAGTGGGTTAATGTAGCtggatagag
The Trichoderma asperellum chromosome 7, complete sequence DNA segment above includes these coding regions:
- the DBP9 gene encoding ATP-dependent DNA/RNA helicase — protein: MKRKLNENDVPTSAAAAEAEKQSETATTTAAAEEATFADLGLDARLVQAVAEQGFLKPTLVQRKAIPLALDGKDVLCKAKTGSGKTAAYVLPVLAGILKKKSVDSAAATTALILVPTRELADQVFKSIELFSAFCAKDVRAVKLTDKLTDAVQRSLLSTSPDIVISTPARAWHNVNGNSSALVLDKLAYLVLDEADLLLSYGYSEDLENLSWSIPKSIQTTMMSATLTTEVDSLKKIFYREQQPELLDLEEPDAEGEGVTQLVTKCGEDEKFLLIYVIFKLQLVKGKCIIFVADIDRCYRLKLYFEQFGIRSCILNSELPVNSRIHVVEEFNRNVYDIIIASDEKEVLGNEEKAEEEQEDEENEGESKEESRPKKKRKAAKGDVEYGVSRGIDFKNVAAVINFDLPTSASSYTHRIGRTARAGRTGMALSFVVPKDLYKKHIYTSITSAENDEKILARITKQQAKKGKELKPYDFNKDQVDAFRYRMNDALRAVTKVAIREARTRELRQELLKSEKLKRYFEENPTEMNHLRHDGELRTARQQAHLKHVPDYLLPKEGRQGIASGDIGFVPLKKHDRRAGTKRKGGGKRKVGTRKGDPLKTFKARRKTK